The following proteins are encoded in a genomic region of Synechococcus sp. CBW1002:
- a CDS encoding TrkH family potassium uptake protein: MAPRPKRPPGHRYRWHQRLSVPQFTAITGLLVIAFGTFILASPLCSTKTVGLWEALFTVTSAITVTGLSVIDVGTELTPIGQVALAGLIITGGLGLMAITTFLQGFVQGHSGLRHRLDKGRALDEFGVGGIGPTFRSILITAGCVMGIGTLILFSFGFNDIPNLGERLWASMFHCISAYNNAGFGLWSDSLVGYRSNPVVNLVIASMIVMGGLGWRVTNDLWVNRFRLRRLNRLSMHTRLVIRSTIGLILVGTIGLLLTEHLDTEGLLMQKLDTLDKLQVSLFQSITTRTAGFNTIPLTTSTLSDAGLLLMMGLMFIGASPGGTGGGIKTTTFAALMAATRSTLRAEDGVVVRNREIPAKVVLRAVGVTLASLLFVLGMALLLALDNIGGGGSAETEAFTFLEKLFTCVSAFSTVGLDVDVTVHLDRWGQAVLMVGMYVGRLGILLLLSAFYGSRPQTRVKYPKEELYI; the protein is encoded by the coding sequence ATGGCGCCACGCCCAAAGCGTCCCCCAGGGCATCGCTACCGCTGGCATCAGCGTCTCAGCGTTCCCCAGTTCACGGCGATCACCGGACTTCTGGTGATCGCTTTCGGAACGTTCATCCTGGCCTCACCGCTCTGCTCCACCAAAACGGTGGGGCTCTGGGAAGCCCTGTTCACCGTGACCTCCGCGATCACGGTGACCGGCCTTTCGGTCATTGATGTCGGAACCGAGTTGACCCCTATCGGGCAGGTGGCTCTAGCGGGTCTGATCATCACCGGTGGGCTCGGGCTGATGGCGATCACAACCTTTCTGCAGGGGTTCGTACAGGGGCACTCCGGCCTGAGGCACCGGCTTGACAAGGGCCGGGCCCTTGATGAATTCGGGGTCGGCGGCATCGGGCCGACCTTCCGGTCAATCCTGATCACAGCCGGCTGCGTGATGGGGATCGGCACCCTGATCCTGTTCAGCTTCGGCTTCAACGACATCCCCAATCTGGGGGAACGCCTCTGGGCCTCGATGTTCCACTGCATCAGCGCTTACAACAACGCTGGTTTCGGATTATGGAGCGACAGCCTGGTGGGCTACCGCAGCAATCCGGTGGTGAATCTGGTGATCGCCAGCATGATCGTGATGGGCGGTCTTGGATGGAGAGTCACCAATGATCTCTGGGTCAATCGCTTCCGCCTGCGACGCCTGAATCGCCTGAGCATGCACACCCGTCTCGTGATTCGCAGCACGATCGGTCTGATTCTGGTCGGGACTATCGGCCTTCTCCTGACTGAGCATCTCGATACCGAGGGGCTTCTGATGCAGAAGCTCGATACCCTGGACAAACTTCAGGTGAGTCTGTTCCAGTCGATCACCACACGCACCGCTGGCTTCAACACGATTCCGCTCACCACCAGCACGCTCTCCGATGCAGGCCTGTTGCTGATGATGGGGCTGATGTTCATTGGCGCCAGTCCCGGTGGCACCGGTGGCGGCATCAAAACCACCACCTTTGCGGCCCTGATGGCAGCCACCCGCTCCACCCTGCGAGCTGAAGACGGCGTGGTGGTGCGCAATCGCGAGATTCCAGCCAAGGTCGTACTGCGGGCCGTCGGGGTCACCCTGGCCTCGCTGCTGTTCGTTCTCGGGATGGCCCTGCTGCTGGCCCTCGACAACATCGGCGGTGGCGGCAGCGCCGAGACCGAGGCCTTCACCTTCCTTGAAAAACTGTTCACCTGCGTCTCCGCCTTCAGCACCGTGGGGCTGGATGTGGATGTCACAGTCCACCTGGATCGCTGGGGCCAGGCGGTCTTGATGGTGGGCATGTACGTCGGCCGACTGGGAATCCTGCTTCTGCTCTCTGCGTTCTATGGCAGTCGCCCTCAGACTCGGGTCAAGTATCCCAAGGAAGAGCTCTACATCTGA